Proteins from a single region of Numenius arquata chromosome Z, bNumArq3.hap1.1, whole genome shotgun sequence:
- the CENPK gene encoding centromere protein K, with product MEECQSKLLLLGTETALESDVKLSLLMMRVKALTAEYHQWQKRSPELISTNPDVLLELGKEELQKVKNDLEMVLSTVQSKNKQLEEDLKREQQWHEEQEQILDTLTGIEEDTKIEVQQLPKTGLSARAFQELQNKMSKLRMYKEELLDALGEFLEEHFPLPERGTSAKKKNSSEEPAVELITLNEILEILIAKLMSTPHEPYVTIDDSFWPPYIELLLRYGIALRHPEDPNRMRLEAFHM from the exons CTTTCCTTGTTAATGATGAGAGTGAAAGCTTTAACAGCGGAATATCATCAGTGGCAAAAAAGAAGTCCTGAAT taatttccaCCAATCCAGATGTACTGTTAGAATTAGGAAAAGAAGAG tTGCAGAAAGTAAAGAATGATCTTGAAATGGTGCTGTCAACAGTTCAGTCAAAGAATAAACAACTGGAAGAAGATCTGAAAAG agAACAGCAGTGGCATGAGGAACAGGAACAGATACTAGATACTCTTACTGGAATTGAAGAAGACACAAAAATCGAAGTTCAACAACTTCCCAAAACCGG TTTGAGTGCTAGAGCATTTCaagaactgcaaaataaaatgtcGAAACTAAGAATGTATAAGGAAGAGCTCTTGGATGCTCTGGGTGAATTCCTAGAAGAACATTTTCCCCTTCCAGAGAGAGGTACAAGTGCTAAAAAGAAG AATTCTTCTGAAGAGCCAGCTGTAGAACTGATAACGCTGAATGAAATTTTAGAG ATTCTTATAGCCAAATTAATGAGCACACCACATGAACCTTATGTAACCATCGACGACTCATTTTGGCCACCTTATATTGAGCTGTTGCTGCGATATGGAATTGCCCTGAGACATCCAGAAGATCCTAACAGAATGCGCCTAGAAGCCTTTCACATGTAG